From Actinoplanes oblitus, a single genomic window includes:
- a CDS encoding M56 family metallopeptidase, which yields MFDHFLWSVVVVPPLAVLVVRLLADRLPPGRAASVVAWSAVTVAATSTVNLLLLAAHALAQVPAVGHRLGWSAAVVAADTAGVEWVPWLSLTLLVAVTVAVTLRWRRQRRVLAMVPAAGPGGLVMLPDDAPRAFAVPGNPGHVVVTTGMRGLLTEPQFEALLAHENAHLAEHHHRLARLAELAVAAHPALWWVGKHVDYLIERAADECAAASLGSRRTLAHAIGVAALGGAGSPFAAALHAAVPGGVVPKRVAHLLRPQPRPAPPLFLLLPAAVAVSSVIWTGEAALDLVELLHAALR from the coding sequence GTGTTCGATCATTTCCTGTGGTCGGTGGTGGTCGTCCCGCCGCTGGCCGTGCTGGTGGTGCGCCTGCTGGCCGACCGGCTCCCGCCGGGCCGGGCCGCGTCGGTGGTCGCCTGGTCCGCCGTGACCGTCGCCGCGACCAGCACCGTGAACCTGCTCCTGCTCGCCGCGCACGCCCTGGCCCAGGTCCCCGCGGTGGGCCACCGTCTCGGCTGGTCCGCGGCGGTCGTCGCCGCCGACACCGCCGGCGTCGAGTGGGTCCCGTGGCTGAGCCTGACCCTGCTGGTCGCCGTCACCGTGGCGGTCACCCTCCGCTGGCGCCGGCAGCGGAGGGTGCTGGCCATGGTCCCCGCCGCGGGTCCGGGCGGCCTGGTCATGCTCCCCGACGACGCCCCGCGCGCCTTCGCCGTCCCGGGCAACCCCGGGCACGTGGTGGTCACCACCGGCATGCGCGGGCTGCTCACCGAGCCGCAGTTCGAGGCCCTGCTGGCCCACGAGAACGCGCACCTCGCCGAGCACCACCACCGCCTGGCCCGCCTCGCCGAGCTGGCCGTCGCCGCCCATCCCGCCCTCTGGTGGGTCGGCAAGCACGTCGACTACCTGATCGAGCGCGCCGCCGACGAGTGCGCCGCCGCCTCCCTGGGCAGCCGCCGGACCCTGGCCCACGCCATCGGCGTGGCGGCCCTGGGCGGCGCCGGCAGCCCGTTCGCCGCGGCCCTGCACGCCGCCGTCCCCGGTGGCGTCGTGCCGAAACGGGTCGCGCACCTGCTCCGCCCCCAGCCGCGCCCCGCTCCGCCGCTGTTCCTCCTGCTCCCCGCCGCCGTCGCGGTCAGCTCGGTGATCTGGACCGGCGAAGCCGCCCTCGACCTCGTCGAACTCCTCCACGCCGCGCTCCGCTGA
- a CDS encoding PadR family transcriptional regulator — MSLRFAMLGLLEDGPASGYTLTLRFERSLQRYAWTARQSHIYPELARLAEDGLVEVVEEGARGRRTYAITDAGRAALREWLLAPPKERAVRDEQALRLCLISALEPAQARAMVLDQLAEAERLAAELRALAEAADADRHPRGGLRFGRLAMELGRYQAEAQREWARWALRQLGGESAEVIVDAGPGAHQGSAPG, encoded by the coding sequence GTGTCACTGCGATTCGCGATGCTCGGCCTGCTCGAGGACGGGCCGGCCAGTGGATACACGCTGACGCTGCGGTTCGAGCGGTCGCTGCAGCGCTACGCGTGGACGGCCCGGCAGAGCCACATCTATCCCGAGCTGGCCCGGCTCGCCGAGGACGGCCTGGTCGAGGTGGTGGAGGAGGGTGCCCGCGGCCGGCGGACCTACGCGATCACCGACGCCGGCCGGGCCGCGCTGCGGGAGTGGCTGCTGGCCCCGCCGAAGGAGCGGGCGGTCCGGGACGAGCAGGCGTTGCGGCTGTGCCTGATCTCGGCGCTGGAGCCGGCCCAGGCCCGCGCGATGGTGCTCGATCAGCTGGCCGAGGCGGAGCGGCTGGCCGCGGAGCTGCGGGCGCTGGCCGAGGCGGCCGACGCCGATCGGCATCCGCGCGGCGGCCTGCGGTTCGGCCGGCTGGCGATGGAGCTGGGCCGGTACCAGGCGGAGGCGCAGCGGGAGTGGGCGCGCTGGGCGCTGCGTCAGCTCGGCGGTGAGTCCGCGGAGGTGATCGTCGATGCCGGCCCGGGTGCGCACCAGGGGTCCGCGCCCGGGTGA
- a CDS encoding FAD-dependent monooxygenase produces MDNVDVLIVGAGPTGLTLACDLARQGVASRVVDQSAQPGAGGRGFSLKPLSLAALDDLGLTRAITTAGFVERRTRFHRGTRRLFELDTPPAPVTVEQPYPNVVALPQWRTEAILRERLGELGGKVEFGMRVTGLAGGEVTFAGGERVRARFVVGADGGRSTIRRELGIPFTGRTDEDTRAMISDVRLDGLDPAGGVRMWLSPDRGVALLRPVPETGVWQAVVSLGRDLAGDEDTLRRLLTERTGLPGLRVTEVLWHSVWRYNLRIADRFRAGPVFLAGDAAHVHSPFGGHGMNTGIQDAYNLGWKLGMVVRGLAPQGLLDTYESERMPVARAVLADSDRRMGGMMSWRFARPLAGPLLRAGFVRQQRKTRRDHPVYPAGPLIGEGGGAPAPDGALPTGARLFDLFRGSHFTVLGPGPVPGLDPALVHVHRVAGDFRVVRPDGYVALTSPTAGPVRAYFARFAAG; encoded by the coding sequence ATGGATAACGTGGACGTACTCATCGTGGGTGCCGGTCCCACCGGCCTGACCCTGGCATGCGACCTGGCCCGGCAGGGTGTCGCGAGCCGCGTCGTCGACCAGTCCGCGCAGCCGGGCGCCGGCGGCCGGGGGTTCAGTCTCAAGCCGCTGTCGCTGGCGGCCCTCGACGACCTGGGCCTGACCCGGGCGATCACCACGGCCGGGTTCGTCGAGCGACGGACGCGTTTCCATCGGGGCACCCGGCGCCTGTTCGAGCTGGACACGCCGCCGGCGCCGGTGACCGTCGAGCAGCCGTACCCCAATGTGGTGGCCCTTCCGCAGTGGCGGACCGAGGCCATCCTGCGGGAGCGGCTGGGCGAGCTGGGCGGCAAGGTGGAGTTCGGGATGCGGGTGACCGGGCTGGCCGGCGGCGAGGTGACCTTCGCGGGCGGTGAGCGGGTGCGGGCGCGGTTCGTGGTCGGCGCGGACGGCGGGCGCAGCACGATCCGCCGGGAGCTGGGCATCCCCTTCACCGGGCGGACCGACGAGGACACCCGGGCGATGATCAGTGACGTCCGGCTGGACGGGCTCGACCCGGCCGGCGGGGTGCGCATGTGGCTCTCGCCGGACCGGGGCGTCGCCCTGCTCCGGCCGGTTCCGGAGACCGGCGTCTGGCAGGCGGTGGTGTCGCTCGGGCGGGATCTCGCCGGCGACGAGGACACCCTGCGGCGGCTGCTGACCGAGCGCACCGGGCTGCCCGGACTGCGCGTCACCGAGGTGCTCTGGCACTCGGTGTGGCGGTACAACCTGCGGATCGCCGACCGGTTCCGGGCCGGCCCGGTGTTCCTGGCCGGGGACGCGGCGCACGTGCACAGCCCGTTCGGCGGGCACGGGATGAACACCGGGATCCAGGACGCGTACAACCTGGGGTGGAAGCTCGGGATGGTGGTGCGGGGGCTGGCTCCGCAGGGGCTGCTCGACACGTACGAGAGCGAGCGGATGCCGGTGGCCCGGGCCGTCCTCGCGGACAGCGATCGGCGGATGGGCGGCATGATGAGCTGGCGGTTCGCCCGGCCGCTGGCCGGGCCGCTGCTCAGGGCCGGGTTCGTCAGGCAGCAGCGGAAGACCCGGCGGGACCACCCGGTCTATCCGGCCGGTCCGCTGATCGGCGAGGGCGGCGGGGCACCGGCGCCGGACGGGGCGCTGCCGACCGGTGCCCGGCTGTTCGACCTGTTCCGCGGGTCGCACTTCACCGTGCTCGGGCCCGGGCCGGTGCCGGGGCTCGACCCCGCGCTGGTCCACGTGCACCGGGTGGCCGGGGACTTCCGGGTGGTGCGGCCGGACGGGTATGTCGCGCTGACCTCGCCGACGGCCGGGCCGGTCCGCGCGTATTTCGCTCGGTTCGCCGCCGGGTGA
- a CDS encoding BlaI/MecI/CopY family transcriptional regulator, with product MSETRGRRRPGQLETEIMTVLGRADRPLTPGEVRDLLDPTGELSYSTVVTTLTRLYEKGSASRHRDGRAFRYGAPDGPAGLVADRMSRLLAVEADRASVLRRFVGNLDARDEQLLRDLLGE from the coding sequence GTGAGCGAGACGCGCGGCCGCCGCCGGCCCGGCCAGCTGGAGACCGAGATCATGACCGTGCTGGGCCGGGCCGACCGTCCGCTCACCCCCGGCGAGGTGCGTGACCTGCTCGATCCGACCGGCGAGCTGTCGTACAGCACGGTGGTCACCACGCTCACCCGGCTCTACGAGAAGGGCTCGGCGTCCCGGCACCGTGACGGCCGCGCGTTCCGGTACGGCGCGCCGGACGGCCCGGCCGGGCTGGTCGCCGACCGGATGTCCCGGCTGCTGGCCGTCGAGGCGGATCGGGCGTCGGTGCTGCGGCGCTTCGTCGGCAACCTGGACGCGCGGGACGAGCAGCTGCTCCGCGATCTGCTCGGTGAGTGA
- a CDS encoding DEAD/DEAH box helicase has product MTLTDRLPGTAEPDAVFEAFQAWVREQGLTLYPHQEESLIEIATGSNVILNTPTGSGKSLVAAGAHFAALADGRTTFYTAPIKALVSEKFFALCEIFGAHNVGMLTGDASVNADAPIICCTAEILANLALREGARADIGQVVMDEFHFYAEPDRGWAWQVPLIELPQAQFLLMSATLGDTTRFVDDLSRRTGRETAVVSNAERPVPLIFSYAMTPLHETIEELLSTKQAPVYIVHFTQAAALERAQSLMSINMSTREEKDRIAAAIGGFRFTAGFGRTLSRLVRHGIGVHHAGMLPKYRRLVETLAQAGLLKVICGTDTLGVGINVPIRTVLFTGLSKYDGVKTRLLKAREFHQIAGRAGRAGYDTIGTVIVQAPEHVIDNERALAKAGDDPKKRRKVVRKKPPEGQIGWGRPTFDRLVEAEPEPLTSSFQVSHAMLLNVLARGDDPFEAMRHLLTDNHEDPVAQRRHIRRAIAIARALIAGGVIERTDAGAYKLVDDLQLDFALNQALSPFALACLELLDKEAPEYPLDVVSVIESTLEDPRQVVSAQRQKARGEAVNAMKSEGIEYEQRMELLEDVTWPQPLRELLEAAYETYRRGHPWVGDYEIKPKSVVRDMFERAMTFTEYISFYGLSRSEGLVLRYLADAFRALRQTVPEDARTEELGDLIEWLGELVRQVDSSLLDEWERLRNPGAVVEEVRIDDKPPAVTRNVRAFKVLVRNAMFRRVELAALGRYDELGELDGESGWTAERWRKAIEEYFDEYDEMGTGPSARGPAFLHLDAGPAVWTVRQVFEDPDGDHDWGIDATVDLAASDEAGSAAITILAVGPH; this is encoded by the coding sequence ATGACGCTGACCGATCGCCTTCCCGGCACCGCCGAACCCGACGCCGTCTTCGAAGCCTTCCAGGCCTGGGTGCGGGAGCAGGGCCTGACCCTGTACCCGCACCAGGAGGAGTCGCTGATCGAGATCGCGACCGGATCCAACGTCATCCTGAACACCCCGACCGGCTCCGGTAAGAGCCTGGTCGCCGCCGGCGCGCACTTCGCCGCCCTGGCCGACGGCCGCACCACCTTCTACACCGCGCCGATCAAGGCGCTGGTGAGTGAGAAGTTCTTCGCGCTCTGCGAGATCTTCGGCGCGCACAACGTCGGCATGCTGACCGGCGACGCCAGCGTCAACGCGGACGCCCCGATCATCTGCTGCACCGCCGAGATCCTGGCGAACCTGGCGCTGCGCGAGGGCGCCCGGGCCGACATCGGCCAGGTGGTGATGGACGAGTTCCACTTCTACGCGGAACCGGACCGCGGCTGGGCCTGGCAGGTGCCGCTGATCGAGCTGCCGCAGGCCCAGTTCCTGCTGATGTCGGCCACCCTCGGCGACACCACCCGGTTCGTCGACGACCTGAGCCGGCGTACCGGGCGGGAGACGGCGGTGGTCAGCAACGCCGAGCGTCCGGTGCCGCTGATCTTCTCGTACGCGATGACCCCGCTGCACGAGACGATCGAGGAGCTGCTCTCCACCAAGCAGGCGCCGGTCTACATCGTGCACTTCACCCAGGCGGCCGCGCTGGAACGCGCCCAGTCGCTGATGAGCATCAACATGAGCACCCGCGAGGAGAAGGACAGGATCGCGGCGGCGATCGGCGGGTTCCGGTTCACCGCCGGGTTCGGGCGCACCCTGTCCCGGCTGGTGCGGCACGGCATCGGCGTGCACCATGCCGGCATGCTGCCGAAATACCGCCGGCTGGTGGAGACCCTGGCGCAGGCCGGCCTGCTCAAGGTGATCTGCGGGACGGACACTCTCGGCGTCGGGATCAACGTGCCGATCCGCACGGTGCTGTTCACCGGCCTGTCGAAGTACGACGGCGTGAAGACCCGGCTGCTCAAGGCCCGCGAGTTCCACCAGATCGCCGGCCGGGCCGGCCGCGCCGGGTACGACACCATCGGCACCGTCATCGTGCAGGCCCCGGAACACGTGATCGACAACGAGCGTGCCCTGGCCAAGGCCGGCGACGACCCGAAGAAGCGGCGCAAGGTGGTCCGCAAGAAACCGCCGGAGGGGCAGATCGGCTGGGGCCGGCCCACCTTCGACCGCCTAGTCGAGGCCGAGCCGGAGCCGCTGACCTCGTCCTTCCAGGTCTCGCACGCCATGCTGCTGAACGTGCTGGCCCGCGGCGACGACCCGTTCGAGGCGATGCGGCACCTGCTCACCGACAACCATGAGGACCCGGTGGCGCAGCGCCGGCACATCCGCCGGGCCATCGCGATCGCCCGCGCGCTGATCGCCGGCGGTGTCATCGAGCGAACCGACGCCGGCGCCTACAAGCTGGTCGACGACCTGCAGCTGGACTTCGCGCTGAACCAGGCGCTGTCCCCGTTCGCCCTCGCCTGCCTCGAACTGCTGGACAAGGAGGCGCCGGAGTACCCGCTGGACGTCGTCTCGGTGATCGAGTCGACGCTCGAGGACCCGCGCCAGGTGGTCTCGGCGCAGCGGCAGAAGGCGCGCGGCGAGGCGGTCAACGCGATGAAGTCCGAGGGCATCGAGTACGAGCAGCGGATGGAGCTGCTCGAGGACGTCACCTGGCCGCAGCCGCTGCGCGAGCTGCTCGAGGCGGCCTACGAGACGTACCGTCGCGGCCATCCGTGGGTCGGCGACTACGAGATCAAGCCGAAGTCCGTGGTCCGCGACATGTTCGAGCGGGCCATGACGTTCACCGAGTACATCTCGTTCTACGGCCTGTCCCGCTCCGAGGGGCTGGTGCTGCGCTACCTGGCCGACGCGTTCCGCGCGCTGCGCCAGACCGTCCCCGAGGACGCCCGCACCGAGGAGCTCGGCGACCTGATCGAGTGGCTAGGCGAGCTGGTCCGCCAGGTCGACTCCAGCCTGCTCGACGAGTGGGAGCGGCTGCGCAACCCGGGCGCCGTGGTCGAGGAGGTCCGGATCGACGACAAGCCGCCCGCGGTGACCCGCAACGTGCGCGCGTTCAAGGTGCTGGTCCGCAACGCGATGTTCCGCCGGGTCGAGCTGGCCGCCCTGGGCCGCTACGACGAGCTGGGCGAGCTGGACGGCGAGTCCGGCTGGACCGCGGAGCGCTGGCGCAAGGCCATCGAGGAGTACTTCGACGAGTACGACGAGATGGGCACCGGCCCGTCCGCGCGCGGCCCGGCGTTCCTGCACCTCGACGCCGGTCCGGCGGTGTGGACGGTCCGTCAGGTCTTCGAGGACCCGGACGGCGACCACGACTGGGGCATCGACGCCACCGTCGACCTGGCCGCCTCCGACGAGGCCGGCAGCGCCGCCATCACCATCCTCGCGGTCGGCCCGCACTAG